AGTATTGCCCGTCCCATCATTGCTAAAGGACAGGTGGAGGTATATCGGGAAAAGAAAGCCGATGCTGTGGCACATGGTGCTACAGGAAAAGGAAACGACCAGGTTCGATTTGAATTAACCTGCATGGCATTTGAACCATCTATTCAGATAATCGCTCCGTGGAGGGACCCTCGCTGGACATTAAATAGCAGAGAAAAAATGATTGCTTATGCAGAAAAACATGGTATCCCTGTTCCTGTGTCTAAAAGTAAACCTTATTCTTCAGATCGTAATTTACTCCATATTTCTTTTGAAGGTGGAATTTTGGAAGACCCCTGGATGGAACCGCCTGAAGATATGTTCGTATTAACCACAGACCCAACAAAGGCACCTGATAGTCCGGAATATGTTGAAATTGATTTTGTTCAGGGCTATCCTAAAGCGGTAAACGGGAAGGAAATGGAACCTGAAAATCTACTGGCTTATTTAAATAAACTTGGCGGTAAACACGGCATAGGGCGTGTGGATATGGTAGAAAATCGTTTTGTAGGAATGAAATCAAGAGGCGTTTATGAAACACCCGGCGGAACCCTCTTATATTCGGCACATCGTGCTGTTGAATCTATAACTATGGACCGTGAAGTCATGCTCCTGCGTGACCAATTATCTCCTAAAATAGCCCAACTTATTTATAATGGCTTCTGGTTCTCTCCTGAAATGGAAGCACTGAATAAATTCGTAGATGAAAGCCAAAAAAATGTTACAGGTACTGCTCGACTTAAATTATACAAGGGCTCATGTATCGTGGTAGGAAGAAAAGCCGAAAAGACTTTATACGACCCACAAATTAGCACCTTTGAAAAAGATGCCGGAGCCTATAATCAAGCCGATGCAACAGGATTTATTCGCCTTAATGCCCTACGGTTGCGGGTTCGAAATAAAGCCGGTTTCTTTGAAGAAAAATAATTTCCTTAAAGGGGATTATCTATGTTGAACGATGAGGTAAAGGATTTTATCAAATCGGAAAAGATTATAGCGGTTATTCGCGCCGACTTAAAGCAAGAACTTTTTTTTAAGGCTGTGCATGCTCTATTTGAAGGAGGAATTCGCTGCATTGAGATTACGATGACCACCCCGGGAGCATTAACAATTATTGAAAGTTTAAAGAAAGAGTGGAAAGGAAAGGATATTATTATCGGCACGGGGACTGTTCTTGATGCGACAACCTGTCGTTTAGCCATTCTTGCAGGAACCGATTTTATTGTCACGCCGACATTATTACCCGAGGTAATTAGCACAGCAAAAAACTACGGCGTCGCAAGTATGTGCGGGGGATTTACACCTACGGAATTATTACAGGCATGGCAAACCGGTGCTGATTTTGTTAAACTTTTCCCTGCAAGTGTAGGAGGGCCTGAATACATCAAGGCGGTTTTGGGACCGCTTCCCCATTTGCCTATTGTTCCTACCGGAGGAATTCATCATGAAAATGCTCGAAAATTTTTAGAGGCAGGAGCCGTGGCTTTAGGTGTTGGAGGAAACCTGGCAAATAAGAAATTACTCGCAAGTGAAAATTATAAACTTATAACCGAAACAGCACAGTTATACAAATCTGCCATTTCGTAAATTATACTATTTATAAAAATTGCTTCTTTTTTCTATCTATTTGTAGTATAGTAATATATAAAAGTAAGGGTAAAGTTATTACAAAAAATATTTGTTATAATTATGTTATAAATTAGATTTGTAATTAACCCATGAAGAACAAACTATATTTATTCCTTTTAATTCCTATCATTCTTTTTCATACCCTTTATATTCTTATCGTTACTATTTACGATTATCGAATCTTTCAAAATAGAGCAGAGGATTTATTGGTAAAACAAGGAGAAACTTTATCTGAATTAACTATATCTCATTTGATAAATAAGGATTTTACATCCCTAAAAGAAATTTATAGGACTTGTAAAAAAAGTAATACAACAAGTGGTCTGTTTATTTTCTCAAAAGATGAAATTATAACAAAAGAATTTTCTGAATTTTTATTAGAGGAAACGGAAGTTAGTAATTTACCTCGGGAAGGTTTTTATTATGGTAAGGGGAAAATTTGGTATTCAATACCTTTAAGAACTAATTCTCAAAATTTTGGAATTCTCTATTTATATATTTCATCAAATTCCCTATATTCTATTTTATGGAATAAAATTCTTCTAACTACCATACTTTCCTTGTTGTCATTAACGGGCATTTTTATACTCCTGCGAATGGTTTTATCCCTTCTAATAGGACCTATAGAACAAATAGTAAAAAATCTTGATTTGGTACTAACAACGCGGAATTTTTCTATCAGGAATAATTTACGCCCAGAAAGTGAAATAGGGCAATTAGGTCTCCATATTGACATACTTCTTGATGAAATAGATAGGAAATTAACGGAATTAAGTTCCGTTCAGAATAGCCTTCAAAACCAGGTGTTAATCCAACAAATGGACCTCGAGAAGGAAATTCTGAAGCGAAAAGAGGCGGAGGATTTCTTACATAAGGAGGAACTTCGTTATGAGGAATTGGTGCAGAATGTAAATAGCATTATCCTGCGTATGGCTCCTGATGGCACGATTATTTTTATTAACCGTTTTGCAGAACAATTTTTTATGTATGAACCCGGGGAATTGATTGGTAAGAATGTTGTGGGGACTATTGTTCCTTTCACGGATTCCAACCAAAAAAATTTATTAGAAATGATTTTAGACATTGGCAAAAATCCGGATAAATATATCAATAATGAGAATGAAAACATAAAAAAGAATGGGGAACGGGTATGGATTTCATGGTCGAATAAAGCGTTATATGATGAAGAAGGAAATATTACAGAAATATTATGCGTTGGAAATGACCTGACGGAACACCGTCGTATGGAACAGGAGATAACCCGGGCAAAAGAGATACTGGAACAGAAGAATAAAGAACTTTTAGAAGCAATTGAACAAACCAACCGATTGGCTATGAAAGCAGAAATAGCTAGCAAATACAAATCCTCCTTCCTTGCAAATATGAGTCATGAAATTCGCACACCTTTGAATGGAATTATCGGTGCTTTACATTTAATTAAGGAAACTATCCAGGAAGAAAAGAGTCTCCAATTCATTAACATGGCTTTATCGAATGCAGAGTCTTTGCTATCACTACTAAACGATTTATTGGATTTATCAAAGATAGAAGCAGGAAATGTTTCTGTCCAAAACAAGGTTTTCTATCCCCGACAGGTTGTTGAAGATGTTATCCAGATGTTCTGGCAACGTGCTCATGATAAAAATCTGGAATTGGGTTGTCTTCTTTCTCGAGATATTCCATTACAGGTTATTGGCGATTCCGATAAAGTAAAACAGGTATTGATTAATCTTGTTGGTAACGCTATTAAATTTACAGAAAAAGGGGAAATTTGTATAGAGGTACAAGTCGTAAAACAGAATATAGATAACGCCATACTTCGTTTTGAAGTGACAGATACAGGGATTGGAATCCCGGATACAGAAATAGACCGAATTTTTGAAGCATTCGGACAGGCAAATCGCCCTGAGGGGAAAAAGTATGAAGGAACAGGTTTAGGATTAACTATAAGTAAACAGCTGGTAGAACTCATGAAAGGGGAAATAGGGGTAGAAAAAGGAACTGATGGGAAAACTGTATTCTGGTTCGAAATTAAATTTTCATTATTAAAGGATAATGGAGAATTCGTTCCGATTCAAAAAGTATTATATTTAATCACAAATAATAGGAGTTTGATTAAAACCATAGAAGAATATGTTCTATCGTGGGGTATTCGGCTTGTTGTATTCAAGTCTGGAGAAGAATTTTTAAATAATTTTAAAAGGGAAAAAGATAAAAAAGAAATTGTTGTCCTGCTGGATATAAAGATTTATTATGATAATCCTGATATTTTACCTATGATTTCTCAATATAATTTACCTGTAATTTTGCTTTACCCTGAAAAGGTATCGCCATCAAAGGAAATAGATATAAAATTTAAAATCCCTTACCCAACAGATAAAAATGAATTTGCCTATATCCTCACAGTAATTGCAAATGAATTTCAAGATATAAAAGAAGAGGGAATACCGTCCCCTATTCATCCCGATGAAATTCGCATTTTGTTAGCAGAAGACAATCATATAAACCAAATGGTGATAAAGGAATTTTTAACCCGAAGAGGGTATCAAGTAGAAATAGCACAATCCGGTAGAGAAGTTTTAGAAAAAATACAAAAAGAGCGGTATCATTTAATCCTCATGGACGTAGAAATGCCTGATATGGATGGTATCCAGACAACCAAAAAAATAAGGGAGATAGAGTCAAAAAATGGAGGACATATTCCTATTATTGCTCTGACGGCTTATGCTTTTGAAGATAAGAAAAATTATTGTTTAGAGATTGGGATGGATGATTATCTAACAAAACCGATACATCCCGAAAAACTTATAAAAACCGTTGCAAAAATACTGGCTCAAAGTGATGTAAATATTCCTCCTTCTAAAGATTCAAATTCCCCTATTCCCAATTCCTCTATTTTTGATGAAACAGCGGTTTTAAATCGCGTTGATAATGACCGCAGTTTGCTTCTGTCTTTAATAAAAATATTTTTTGAGAACATTCCGATGTATTTACAGCAAGCCCGCACACAACTTGAAAATAGAGATTTTGAAGGTTTCCATAAAACAATACATACGATAAAAGGTTCTACAAGTAATTTGGGAGCAGTAAAAGTTGTCCCCATTGCAAAGGAAATAGAGGAAGCAGTTATGGACACAACACATATAGATATTGATTATATGGAGAATCGATTTGAAGAATTAATTGGGGCATTGGAAGAATTTATGGAATTTTTAGAAGAGCGATATCCGGATATAGAACCTTCTATTTAAGGATACTTCCCCGTCGGGAACTTAAGCGTATTCCCTGCAACATCATTTGAAGTTCTTCGGGATTGTCAGACATATCCATAGCCATATCTAAGGTAATGAGGGATTCTTTAACTAACTGGGCAAGGCTATCATTAAAGGTTTGCATTCCTTCTTCTTTCCCTTGCTGAAGAACTGTATCCATTTGAGTCATACGATTTTCTTTTATTAATTTTCGGACAATGGGTGTATTAAATAAAATTTCACATGCGGGAACCCGCCCGCGTCCATCAGCACGGGGAATTAATCGCATACACATAATTGCTTTGAGATTTAATGATAACTGTGAACGAACCTGGTCATGTTGATTGGTAGGGAAAAAGTCAATGATTCTATCCATCGTTTGCATTACATTTGTTGTATGCAAAGTACTAAATACAAGGTGTCCCGTTTCGGCAGCACTTACCGCCGCCATAAAAGTTTCATGGTCACGCATTTCCCCTATCACAATCACATCCGGGTCTTGTCTCATAACAGTTCGTAAAGCGGAATTAAAATCATGTGTATCAATAGAAATTTCCCGTTGATTAATCACTGCCTTTTTATCCACATGAATAAATTCTATCGGGTCTTCAATTGTAATAATATGACAAGGCCGCGTTTGATTAATATATTCTACAATCGCTGCAAGGGTAGTTGATTTTCCGCTACCTGTAGTTCCTGCGATTAGAATCAAGCCTCTTTGTAATTCGACAAATCGAACAATCTGTGGAGGAAGATGCAATTCTTCAAAAGTCTGAATGCGTGTTTTAATTTTTCGCATTACACAGGAAACAGTTCCCCGTTGGCGAAAAATACTTACACGGAATCGGCCTACCCCTTTTTCGTAAAAAGCAAAATCTAAATCACCGCGTTGAGAAAAAACACGCATTTGTTCATCGTTGAGCATAATATTCAAAATCTGGGACATGGTTTCTGGATATATAGGTTCTTCACCTATTGGGGCTAATTCACCGTTTACCCTGAAATAAGGAGGACTTCCCGTTTTGAGATGGATATCCGACGCATCTTTTTGTATAGCGCGTTGTAAAAGTTTTATAAACTCGTTCCGAATAGGTGATGTGCTCATATAAATCCTTCTTTATCTATTTGGAGTTTTTTTCAAAAAATTGACGAAGCCATGGGGGTTTCGGGTCTAAAGTTGGTTTTTCATCTTTTTTAGGTGTTGTTTCTTTTGCTTTTTTCAACTCCTCTTTAGAAAATAGTTCTCCACCATTTTCGGGTTTCTTTTCTTCCTTGGGGATTACTCTTTCTGCTTCTTTTTGCTCTTTTATCTGGGGAATATCTTCTTTTTTAATGGAGGGGATTGTAGGGGAAATCTGCTGTTCTTTTGTAATATTTGTAATTGCGGATGGAATAAACTCACTTGATTTTTGGTCTTCCGGAAAACCAGCAGCAATAACTGTAACACAAATATCTTCTCTCTCCCCTTCACTGACCATGGCACCAAAAATTACATTGGCTTCAGGTCCTAACATTTCTCTCAACTTATCACCTGCACGAATAACTTCACCCATTTTCATATCAGAACCGCCATGGATATTTAATATAGCACCTTTGGCCCCAAGAACACTTTTTGTATCTAACAAGTTACATTCGATAGCACGAATTATCGCTTCTTCCGGTCTTTTTTCACCACGGGCGAAACCAATACCCAGATGGGCTTTACCGCTATTCTGCAGAATTGTGCGGACATCTGCGAAATCAATATTTATAAGTTGTGGAATCTTGATAAGGTCGGTTATTGCTCGTATCCCATTATGTAAGACCTCATCTACTTTCAGAAATGCCTCTTTTACTGTTAAGTCTTTTAAGGTTGCTACGCGGTCATTGGGAATAGTAATCAAAGCATCAACATGTTCTTTCAATTTTTCTATCCCTTCATACGCATTGCGTTTCCTTACAGGACCTTCAAACTCGAAAGGCAAAGTAACAACGGCTATGGTAAGGGCTCCTAATTTTTTTGCAATTTCAGCTACGATAGGTACCGCACCTGTTCCTGTTCCTCCACCCATTCCCGAAGTCAAAAAAATCATTTGAGATCCTTCCAGGGCTTCGCGAATTCGTTCTCGGTCTTCTTCTGCGGCATAAGAACCTAATTCGGGAATAGAACCTGCTCCCCATCCTCCTGTAATACCTTTACCTATTTGCAATTTACATGCCGCTGAGGACTTCGATAATGCTTGAGCATCTGTATTTATAACAATAAAATCTACTCCGCCCATTTTCTGTTCTATCATTCGTTCAATAGCATTTCCACCGCCACCTCCTACACCACAAACTTTAATAACAATGTCATTACCTGGAAATTCCTCTTTTCCAGACATTACTCCAGAAAAACCCACGACAGAACCCGGGCTACTTCCCTTCGGGGTATTTTTATTATCGGGCTCTTTTTCAAAATCATCGGAATCGAGTAATGTAAATCGCTGTGTCATAAACTTATCCTCCAAGGGTGCGTCCCATGTGTATATTTTAAGTGTTTCGTTATTTTAATTTCTCCTATTTATAAATAATATCATCATTAAATCGCATATCTATATATTCATTGCATTGAACTCGAGTTATATCCACTTTATTTAAGGCTATGGAAAAATTCTGAACCTGCCGTTTTAAGTTTTCTCTTTTCCATCTTGTTTCGCAAGGAATTTCATCAAAATATACTTTCAAATTTTCATTGGAATCAATTACAATCTCAGATATTTTAACATCTTTGTTTTTAGGCACCTGATTATACTCATACCAGAACTCCAATGCAGCCCAGAGTCCTTCATCATTTATATAAGCACCGGGTTCAAAGACATTCCGTCGAGATACGCCTGTTATTAAGGGTCCTCTTGCTTCTTTAATATTTGATATTCTTTTCAATATTTTACCTGTGTGTGAAATAAGGAACATCTGGTCATCAACAAAAAGAGTAGCGTAAGGGGGTAATTCCTGAACATGAATTATAATCTTATTCCCCTCATAATCCTTTTCTACGGAACAATCTTCGATAAAAGGAATTCGTTGTA
The nucleotide sequence above comes from Candidatus Hydrogenedens sp.. Encoded proteins:
- a CDS encoding argininosuccinate synthase; amino-acid sequence: MEKQPKRIVLAYSGGLDTSVILRWLMETFNAEVIAYIADIGQGEELELARKKALATGAVDAVVKDLKREFVQDFVFKAMRANAIYEGCYLLGTSIARPIIAKGQVEVYREKKADAVAHGATGKGNDQVRFELTCMAFEPSIQIIAPWRDPRWTLNSREKMIAYAEKHGIPVPVSKSKPYSSDRNLLHISFEGGILEDPWMEPPEDMFVLTTDPTKAPDSPEYVEIDFVQGYPKAVNGKEMEPENLLAYLNKLGGKHGIGRVDMVENRFVGMKSRGVYETPGGTLLYSAHRAVESITMDREVMLLRDQLSPKIAQLIYNGFWFSPEMEALNKFVDESQKNVTGTARLKLYKGSCIVVGRKAEKTLYDPQISTFEKDAGAYNQADATGFIRLNALRLRVRNKAGFFEEK
- a CDS encoding bifunctional 4-hydroxy-2-oxoglutarate aldolase/2-dehydro-3-deoxy-phosphogluconate aldolase; translation: MLNDEVKDFIKSEKIIAVIRADLKQELFFKAVHALFEGGIRCIEITMTTPGALTIIESLKKEWKGKDIIIGTGTVLDATTCRLAILAGTDFIVTPTLLPEVISTAKNYGVASMCGGFTPTELLQAWQTGADFVKLFPASVGGPEYIKAVLGPLPHLPIVPTGGIHHENARKFLEAGAVALGVGGNLANKKLLASENYKLITETAQLYKSAIS
- a CDS encoding response regulator, giving the protein MKNKLYLFLLIPIILFHTLYILIVTIYDYRIFQNRAEDLLVKQGETLSELTISHLINKDFTSLKEIYRTCKKSNTTSGLFIFSKDEIITKEFSEFLLEETEVSNLPREGFYYGKGKIWYSIPLRTNSQNFGILYLYISSNSLYSILWNKILLTTILSLLSLTGIFILLRMVLSLLIGPIEQIVKNLDLVLTTRNFSIRNNLRPESEIGQLGLHIDILLDEIDRKLTELSSVQNSLQNQVLIQQMDLEKEILKRKEAEDFLHKEELRYEELVQNVNSIILRMAPDGTIIFINRFAEQFFMYEPGELIGKNVVGTIVPFTDSNQKNLLEMILDIGKNPDKYINNENENIKKNGERVWISWSNKALYDEEGNITEILCVGNDLTEHRRMEQEITRAKEILEQKNKELLEAIEQTNRLAMKAEIASKYKSSFLANMSHEIRTPLNGIIGALHLIKETIQEEKSLQFINMALSNAESLLSLLNDLLDLSKIEAGNVSVQNKVFYPRQVVEDVIQMFWQRAHDKNLELGCLLSRDIPLQVIGDSDKVKQVLINLVGNAIKFTEKGEICIEVQVVKQNIDNAILRFEVTDTGIGIPDTEIDRIFEAFGQANRPEGKKYEGTGLGLTISKQLVELMKGEIGVEKGTDGKTVFWFEIKFSLLKDNGEFVPIQKVLYLITNNRSLIKTIEEYVLSWGIRLVVFKSGEEFLNNFKREKDKKEIVVLLDIKIYYDNPDILPMISQYNLPVILLYPEKVSPSKEIDIKFKIPYPTDKNEFAYILTVIANEFQDIKEEGIPSPIHPDEIRILLAEDNHINQMVIKEFLTRRGYQVEIAQSGREVLEKIQKERYHLILMDVEMPDMDGIQTTKKIREIESKNGGHIPIIALTAYAFEDKKNYCLEIGMDDYLTKPIHPEKLIKTVAKILAQSDVNIPPSKDSNSPIPNSSIFDETAVLNRVDNDRSLLLSLIKIFFENIPMYLQQARTQLENRDFEGFHKTIHTIKGSTSNLGAVKVVPIAKEIEEAVMDTTHIDIDYMENRFEELIGALEEFMEFLEERYPDIEPSI
- a CDS encoding type IV pilus twitching motility protein PilT, producing MSTSPIRNEFIKLLQRAIQKDASDIHLKTGSPPYFRVNGELAPIGEEPIYPETMSQILNIMLNDEQMRVFSQRGDLDFAFYEKGVGRFRVSIFRQRGTVSCVMRKIKTRIQTFEELHLPPQIVRFVELQRGLILIAGTTGSGKSTTLAAIVEYINQTRPCHIITIEDPIEFIHVDKKAVINQREISIDTHDFNSALRTVMRQDPDVIVIGEMRDHETFMAAVSAAETGHLVFSTLHTTNVMQTMDRIIDFFPTNQHDQVRSQLSLNLKAIMCMRLIPRADGRGRVPACEILFNTPIVRKLIKENRMTQMDTVLQQGKEEGMQTFNDSLAQLVKESLITLDMAMDMSDNPEELQMMLQGIRLSSRRGSILK
- the ftsZ gene encoding cell division protein FtsZ → MTQRFTLLDSDDFEKEPDNKNTPKGSSPGSVVGFSGVMSGKEEFPGNDIVIKVCGVGGGGGNAIERMIEQKMGGVDFIVINTDAQALSKSSAACKLQIGKGITGGWGAGSIPELGSYAAEEDRERIREALEGSQMIFLTSGMGGGTGTGAVPIVAEIAKKLGALTIAVVTLPFEFEGPVRKRNAYEGIEKLKEHVDALITIPNDRVATLKDLTVKEAFLKVDEVLHNGIRAITDLIKIPQLINIDFADVRTILQNSGKAHLGIGFARGEKRPEEAIIRAIECNLLDTKSVLGAKGAILNIHGGSDMKMGEVIRAGDKLREMLGPEANVIFGAMVSEGEREDICVTVIAAGFPEDQKSSEFIPSAITNITKEQQISPTIPSIKKEDIPQIKEQKEAERVIPKEEKKPENGGELFSKEELKKAKETTPKKDEKPTLDPKPPWLRQFFEKNSK
- a CDS encoding FtsQ-type POTRA domain-containing protein, translated to MAKVHLITSPVAGSRYKKKNTFIKKTTTVVSRLCKIGKIISALTIFLMFAFFIWVLMDDPRYKIKEIQIDGLKIFSEAEIRVHVDMFLGKGMVRLKTDEIKNKLQRIPFIEDCSVEKDYEGNKIIIHVQELPPYATLFVDDQMFLISHTGKILKRISNIKEARGPLITGVSRRNVFEPGAYINDEGLWAALEFWYEYNQVPKNKDVKISEIVIDSNENLKVYFDEIPCETRWKRENLKRQVQNFSIALNKVDITRVQCNEYIDMRFNDDIIYK